The genomic segment GTAATCGATAACAAAAACGATGCTGCCGATAAAGTAAAGCAAAACATCGAAGATTTAAACGAAAAGTTTGATGATTTACGTGAAGAATTAAATGAAATAATTGCGAAATATAAAAAATCGTAATTTATTAAAAACATTAATTTTAAGGAAGGATAGTGTAAAAAGCTATCCTTTTTTTATGCACTAAAAGTAGCACGTTGTAAACGATCGTTAATCGATTTTCCTAAACCATTATCAGGAAAACGCTCTGCAATAATTACATCTAAAAACAAACTATCTAATTCGTGCAAAGAATCGTATAATTTAGAAGCTGCTTCTTGCATTAATCCGTTTTTAGACAGAATAATTTCAGTTAAATTATCATTATTTAAAGAGTCTTTAAAAACTAAAACTCCAATTTTTTTATTTGCGTGTTTTTTAACTTCTTTTGCAACATTATCTACCATAAAAGTTTTTGTAGAAGGTGCATAATGTCTTGCCAACATTCCTGGAGCATCTGGGCTTTGCTCTTTCTTATTTTTTATTGTAATTTTACCCACAACTGCTTCAATATCTTCCAAAGCTAAAGCACCTAATCTGTAAATAATTGGCTTGTTATTCTCGAAACCAATAATGGTAGATTCTATTCCGCTTTTGCAAAAACCACCATCTAAAACTTGCTGAATATCATCTTTAAAATAACGTTCTACATGTGCTGGTTTTGTTGGGCTAATACTTCCAAAAGGGTTTGCACTTGGCGCTGCCAAAGGAAAAGGTAATTGTTTTAAAAGCTTTAAAGTTACTGGATGGTTTGGAATACGAACAGCAACTGTATCTTTTCCAGCAGTAATTAAATCAGGAATTTTTTCGTTCTTTTTTAGAACCAACGTCATAGAACCTGGCCAAAAAGCGTTTGCTAATAATTTTGCTTTTTCAGGAATATGAGTTACAATATTTTCTAATTTTTCTATTCCAGAAATATGTACAATTAACGGATTAAAAAACGGACGTTTCTTCGTCGAAAAAATACTTTTTATCGCTTTTTCGCTAAAAATATTTCCAGCCAAACCATAAACTGTTTCAGTTGGTATGGCAACCAACTGCTCGTTAGTTAATAGTTTTATTGCTTTTTGTATGTCTTTAGAAATAATGCTCATAATTCGGTTGCTAAATTACAAATATTTATCAATTCGCATAAGGTGCAAACAACAAATCTGTTGGTGTATCTACATCGTATAAATATTGATATCCTTTTGATTCTTTCTTACAAAAAGGTTCTAACAGACGAAGCATTTCTATATAACTTTCCATCTTTAAAATGCAGAAATAGGTTTCGTTGTCTTTGGTAAGAATTCCTTCATCGGACTTAAATAAACCAAAAATTAGGTTACAGTTTTCTGTATCGATAAAATCGATTTGAGATAAATCTAATCGTTGTTTTTTGTCGATAACTGTTTCTTTTAATAAATTTCGAAACAGAATTGCTGCTGCTTTATCAAAATTAAATAAGCGAACAATATTTTATTGAAGACCATTGTAATTGTCTATATAATCTAGTTTCATATTTAATGCGCTTCCAACCAATTCTCACCAATATCCATCTCTACATCTAAAGGAACTTCCATTTTAAAGGCGTTTTCCATTTCGTGTTTAATAATTGGTTTTATGGTTTCTAACTCGTCTTTATGAGCGTCAAAAACCAATTCATCATGCACTTGTAACAACATCTTCGATTTAAAGTTTTCTTCTTCAAAACGTTTGTGAATATTTATCATGGCTAACTTAATAATGTCTGCAGCAGAACCTTGTATGGGGGCATTTACAGCATTTCTTTCGGCAGCACCTCTAACCACAGCGTTTCTGGAATTGATGTCTTTTAAATAACGACGTCTTTTTAAAACCGTTTCTACAAAACCATTTTCTCGCGCAAAATCGACCAAAGAAGTCATATATGCTTTTAGTTTTGGATACGTTTCATAATACGTATCAATTAGTTCTTTGGCTTCTCCTCTCGATAAATCTGTTTGATTACTCAAACCAAAAGCAGAAACTCCATAAATAATCCCGAAGTTTACTGTTTTTGCATTGCTTCTTTGCTCACGAGATACTTCATCAATAGGAACATTAAATACTTTTGCAGCGGTTGAAGCATGAATATCTTCGCCGTTTTTAAACGCATTTATCATGGTTTCTTCCTGGCTTAAAGCCGCTATAATTCGCAATTCAATTTGAGAATAATCGGCTGCTAACAACACATAATTTTCGTCTCTTGGAATAAATGCTTTTCGCACTTCTCGTCCTCTTTCTGTACGAATTGGAATGTTTTGTAAATTCGGGTTGTTAGAACTCAACCTTCCTGTTGCAGCCACAGCTTGCATATATTGCGTATGAATTCTGCCTGTTTTTGGGTTGATTTCATTTGGCAACGCATCTACATACGTACTTTGTAATTTTTTATATTGGCGATATTCTTGAATATCCCTAATAATTTTGTGGTCTTTCGCCAAATAAGATAAAATATCCTCACCAGTTTTATACTGTCCAGTTTTTGTCTTTTTGGGTTTGTCTACCAATTTCATATTTTCGAACAAAACAATACCCAATTGTTTTGGCGAAGCAATGTTAAATTCTTCTCCTGCTTGTTCGTAAATTCCTTTTTCAAGTTTGTTGATGTCTTCTGTTAACGCAACAGATAATTGGTTTAAGAAAGCAACATCCACGTTAATTCCTTCGATTTCCATAGCTGTTAAAACGGATACCAAAGGCAATTCAATTTCATTAAATAGTTTGGTTACGTTTCCACTTTCTAATTCAGCTGTAAACAATTGTTTTAGTTGAAAAGTAATATCTGCATCTTCTACTGCATATTCTGTTTGGTCTGCAATTGGAACGACTCTCATAGAAAGCTGGTTTTTCCCTTTTTTACCAATTAAATCTACAATAGAAACAGGTTGATAGTTTAAATATGTTTCCGCCAAAACATCCATATTATGACGCATATCTGGATTGATCAAATAATGTGCAATCATCGTATCGAATAATTTCCCTTTTACTGGCATATTATAATTAGATAATACTTTAATATCATATTTTAAATTATGCCCAATTTTCTCGATTTCACTTTCGAAAAACGGTCTAAATTCTTCTAAAATTGCTTTTGTTTCTTCTTGGTCTTCAGGAAATGAAACGTAATATCCTTTTCCGATTTCGTAAGAAAATGCAATTCCAATTAATTCTACTTCCAGCGCTTTTAATCCTGTAGTTTCAGTATCGAAACAAACCGAAGTTTGTTGTAGTAATTTTTGAAGTACTAATTTTCTGGAGAAAGGAGAATTTATATGTTGATAAAAATGATCTGTATTATCAATGGTTTTAAAGCCAGATGCAACATCTGCTTCTGAAACACTTCCAGTTCCTGGTGTTGCAAATAAATCGAACTGCCCTTCAGGATTTATAGGTGCTTTTTTAACTTTTTCTACCTTTTCTTTGGCTTTTTCCTCATCTACTAAATCTGCAACTGTAAATGTTTTTAAGAAATTAGTTAATAAATTCCTGAATTCTAATTCGTTAAAAATTTCGGTTACTTTTTGTACATCTGGTTGGTCTAACTCAAAATCTTCCGCATTAAAAGTTACAGGAACATCCAACATAATTGTCGCCAATTTTTTGGAAAGCAAACCTAACTCGCCATTTGCTTCTATTTTCTCTTTCATTTTACCTTTTAGCTCATGCGTGTTTGCCAACAAGTTTTCCATAGAGCCATAAGCTGCTAAAAACTTTTTTGCTGTTTTTTCGCCAACTCCTGGCAAACCAGGAATATTATCGGAAGAATCGCCCATCATTCCTAAAAAATCGATGACTTGTAAAGGGTCTGTAATTTCGAATTTTGCCAATACTTCTGGCACTCCCCAAATATCGTAACCACCACCAAAACGTGGTTTGTACATAAAAATATTATCGGAAACCAATTGTGCAAAATCTTTATCTGGAGTTACCATAAAAGTTTGGTAACCTTCCTTTTCTGCTTGTTTAGAAAGTGTTCCAATTACATCATCTGCCTCAAAACCTTCTTTTACCATAATAGGAATGTGCATTGCTTTTAGAATTTCCATAATGTAAGGAACTGCCAATTTTATTGCTTCTGGAGTTTCATCTCTATTGGCCTTGTAAGCTTCAAACATTTCTACTCTGTCTACACTACCTCCTTTATCGAAACAAACCGCTAATTTATCGGGTCTTTCACGTTTGATTACATCTAAAAGTGAGTTCATAAAACCCATAATTGCAGAGGTGTCTAGGCCTTTCGAATTAATTCTTGGGTTTTTTATAAAGGCATAATATCCGCGAAAAATTAATGCGTAAGCATCAACTAAAAATACTCTTTTTTGGTCTTGCATTTTAATGGTTTTAATGGAACGCTAAAGCTACGAAACTTTAACATCGTATTAAAATGCAATCGATATTTTAAGCAGTATCTTTGGTAAATATTTTAAATTTATTTTATGCCACGTTGGTTAATTCCACTCATTATTTTATTAGTTGTAATTGTAGCTGTAGAAATTTATACTTTTCAAGCTTTTAAAACCATTTCTAATAGTAAGTTCGTTCGTTTTTTATTTTTAACAGCAAGTGTTGGAGTATATATTTACTTTTTTCTAACTGTTTTAACTTATGATAGAGGCAATGGACAAACACCACAGTTTCAAATGGCAATGGGTTTAATGTTAACAGTTTCAATTCCTAAATTAATCATCATTTTAGTACTTTTTGGAGAAGATATTTTCAGGTGGATTTTAAAACTGATATCTGCAATTTCATCAGGAGACACAAAACCTTTGGCTGGTAGAAGAAAATTTATTTCGCAAATTGCCTTAGGTTTAGCAGCCATACCATTTGCTTCTTTTATTTATGGAATTATCTACGGAAAATACAATTACAAAGTTTTAAAATACAGCTTAACTTTTAAAGATTTACCTGAAGCGTTTGATGGTTTTACAATTACTCAAATTTCTGATATTCATTCTGGAAGTTTCACCAATAAAGAAAAAATAAAATACGGAGTTGATTTAATAAACAAGCAAAAATCGGATATTATGTTGTTTACTGGAGATATTGTAAATAATAAAGCTGATGAAATGGATAATTGGATTGATGTTTTCGATAAATTGGAAGCAAAAGAAGGAAAGTTTTCCATTCTTGGTAACCACGATTATGGCGATTATATGGATTGGGAAAATCCACAAGATAAAATTGATAATTTTCAGCAAGTAAAAGATATTCACAAGAAAATTGGTTTCGATTTACTTTTAGACGAACACAGGTATTTAGAAAAAGATGGACAAAAAATAGCACTTCTTGGAGTAGAAAATTGGGGAAAAGGATTCAACCAAGCAGGAGATTTAAAGAGAACTTCTTCTGGAGTAAATAAGGAAGACTTCAAAATTTTAATGTCTCACGATCCTAGTCACTGGGAATACAAGGTAAAACAAGATCCTTTTAATTACCATTTAACGTTAAGTGGACATACACATGGTTTACAAATGGGTATCGAAATTCCTGGGTGGCTAAAATGGAGTCCCTCTAAATACGTTTATAAACAGTGGGCAGGTTTGTACCAAGAAGCTGGTAGATATATAAATGTAAACAGAGGTTTTGGTTACCATGCATTTCCTGGTAGAGTTGGAATTTGGCCAGAAATTACAGTTATAGAATTGAAAAAAGGCTGATAATCAACTAATTTATAAAGAATTCTTATCTTTGTTATTGAATAATTGAGTAATTTATACGTTTTTCCCTCCTAAAAACTTTATATTATGACAAAA from the Polaribacter cellanae genome contains:
- a CDS encoding L-threonylcarbamoyladenylate synthase, with protein sequence MSIISKDIQKAIKLLTNEQLVAIPTETVYGLAGNIFSEKAIKSIFSTKKRPFFNPLIVHISGIEKLENIVTHIPEKAKLLANAFWPGSMTLVLKKNEKIPDLITAGKDTVAVRIPNHPVTLKLLKQLPFPLAAPSANPFGSISPTKPAHVERYFKDDIQQVLDGGFCKSGIESTIIGFENNKPIIYRLGALALEDIEAVVGKITIKNKKEQSPDAPGMLARHYAPSTKTFMVDNVAKEVKKHANKKIGVLVFKDSLNNDNLTEIILSKNGLMQEAASKLYDSLHELDSLFLDVIIAERFPDNGLGKSINDRLQRATFSA
- the polA gene encoding DNA polymerase I, which gives rise to MQDQKRVFLVDAYALIFRGYYAFIKNPRINSKGLDTSAIMGFMNSLLDVIKRERPDKLAVCFDKGGSVDRVEMFEAYKANRDETPEAIKLAVPYIMEILKAMHIPIMVKEGFEADDVIGTLSKQAEKEGYQTFMVTPDKDFAQLVSDNIFMYKPRFGGGYDIWGVPEVLAKFEITDPLQVIDFLGMMGDSSDNIPGLPGVGEKTAKKFLAAYGSMENLLANTHELKGKMKEKIEANGELGLLSKKLATIMLDVPVTFNAEDFELDQPDVQKVTEIFNELEFRNLLTNFLKTFTVADLVDEEKAKEKVEKVKKAPINPEGQFDLFATPGTGSVSEADVASGFKTIDNTDHFYQHINSPFSRKLVLQKLLQQTSVCFDTETTGLKALEVELIGIAFSYEIGKGYYVSFPEDQEETKAILEEFRPFFESEIEKIGHNLKYDIKVLSNYNMPVKGKLFDTMIAHYLINPDMRHNMDVLAETYLNYQPVSIVDLIGKKGKNQLSMRVVPIADQTEYAVEDADITFQLKQLFTAELESGNVTKLFNEIELPLVSVLTAMEIEGINVDVAFLNQLSVALTEDINKLEKGIYEQAGEEFNIASPKQLGIVLFENMKLVDKPKKTKTGQYKTGEDILSYLAKDHKIIRDIQEYRQYKKLQSTYVDALPNEINPKTGRIHTQYMQAVAATGRLSSNNPNLQNIPIRTERGREVRKAFIPRDENYVLLAADYSQIELRIIAALSQEETMINAFKNGEDIHASTAAKVFNVPIDEVSREQRSNAKTVNFGIIYGVSAFGLSNQTDLSRGEAKELIDTYYETYPKLKAYMTSLVDFARENGFVETVLKRRRYLKDINSRNAVVRGAAERNAVNAPIQGSAADIIKLAMINIHKRFEEENFKSKMLLQVHDELVFDAHKDELETIKPIIKHEMENAFKMEVPLDVEMDIGENWLEAH
- a CDS encoding metallophosphoesterase, with amino-acid sequence MPRWLIPLIILLVVIVAVEIYTFQAFKTISNSKFVRFLFLTASVGVYIYFFLTVLTYDRGNGQTPQFQMAMGLMLTVSIPKLIIILVLFGEDIFRWILKLISAISSGDTKPLAGRRKFISQIALGLAAIPFASFIYGIIYGKYNYKVLKYSLTFKDLPEAFDGFTITQISDIHSGSFTNKEKIKYGVDLINKQKSDIMLFTGDIVNNKADEMDNWIDVFDKLEAKEGKFSILGNHDYGDYMDWENPQDKIDNFQQVKDIHKKIGFDLLLDEHRYLEKDGQKIALLGVENWGKGFNQAGDLKRTSSGVNKEDFKILMSHDPSHWEYKVKQDPFNYHLTLSGHTHGLQMGIEIPGWLKWSPSKYVYKQWAGLYQEAGRYINVNRGFGYHAFPGRVGIWPEITVIELKKG